Proteins encoded within one genomic window of Congzhengia minquanensis:
- a CDS encoding GDSL-type esterase/lipase family protein, translating into MKKLLCVLLTTLLLLSLLIPFAGAQGAENVAPDGETVIELEDYYDQYGKENDNASEGKLLYTTWGSGTIEEIKLEIIINVEREGYYSTEYSASSRNGNEYLSLVQFAVDGAGIGDNNAKGTPIADGYMNDSDFIVYRYGGAPVYLTPGEHTLQATVGVTKDSRIKFAMDYVKFIPNQAQVVGGEKVILEFEDYADKFVTENENASGGKLVYTSWGTGVPTYTISIPVNVLSSGYYNSEFAVAKHPDKVGTSDVILKIDDTEIGSNKHTSPGEDISNSNTYVNETWPMHRYQGKTVFLEAGMHVLKAEVGTTGDGVVKFAADYIAVMPSAGFNVSASGARFEFEDFDEKYVTENENASNGKLLATSWGKDETYQVEFPVNLQENGFYRVKYSMAQHPNNIGVSDVQMLIDGAAIGDNAPGSGEDISMDKTYFNDILPMYVYSTEHYFDKGSHVVTLDVKTTGNNVVKFAADYISFEKNMTDKAVVGDGTVEVIANFDKAVSGTAIAALYRGKQLVGVAQKPVSDESTVMVDVKSNEAPETAKMFIWEDMQNIVPLAVSKLITNIENAPINIFLLGDSVCVQYAESEFPQQGWGYYMQEQFESGANVSNRAVGGTSTKTYQTLGYWEKAIAQIEEGDFVLINFGLNDFYNISETGKGTTIEQYKENLTMYCNEIFKKNATPVLVTPLPECKTSSVPALKERGEAMKEVGASIGVTVIDMNTALVEQWLTDSTGTVTEAQCTKAFEQYYLSEAAFLRLEKEYGKTVSDAKWEYIKNTPDRTHINIDGATFFAETLCGFLKETDLRIADYLK; encoded by the coding sequence ATGAAAAAGCTTTTATGTGTACTATTAACAACATTGCTCCTTTTGAGCCTGCTTATTCCGTTTGCAGGGGCGCAAGGAGCGGAAAATGTGGCACCGGATGGCGAAACTGTAATTGAACTGGAAGATTATTATGACCAGTATGGAAAAGAAAACGATAACGCCAGCGAAGGCAAGCTGCTTTATACTACTTGGGGCAGCGGCACCATTGAAGAAATTAAATTGGAAATTATAATCAATGTGGAAAGAGAAGGCTATTACAGCACAGAATATTCTGCAAGCAGCAGAAACGGCAACGAATATTTAAGCCTTGTGCAGTTTGCAGTAGACGGCGCTGGGATTGGCGACAACAATGCAAAGGGAACACCGATTGCAGACGGATATATGAACGATTCAGACTTTATCGTGTATCGTTACGGCGGCGCTCCGGTTTATCTCACACCGGGTGAACATACGCTGCAGGCAACTGTGGGTGTTACGAAAGACAGCCGCATAAAATTTGCAATGGATTATGTTAAGTTCATTCCAAATCAAGCGCAAGTAGTCGGTGGCGAAAAGGTTATACTTGAGTTTGAGGACTATGCAGATAAATTTGTGACAGAAAATGAAAACGCCAGCGGAGGCAAGCTGGTTTATACCTCATGGGGAACCGGCGTGCCGACATATACTATTTCAATCCCTGTTAACGTATTGAGCAGCGGATATTACAATTCGGAATTTGCTGTTGCAAAGCACCCGGACAAAGTTGGGACCAGCGACGTCATTTTAAAAATTGACGACACAGAAATTGGAAGCAATAAACACACTTCGCCGGGGGAGGACATTTCAAACAGCAATACATATGTAAATGAAACATGGCCCATGCATCGCTATCAGGGTAAAACGGTTTTTTTAGAAGCCGGAATGCATGTTTTAAAAGCAGAGGTGGGGACCACGGGTGACGGTGTAGTCAAGTTTGCTGCAGATTATATAGCGGTTATGCCCAGCGCCGGCTTTAATGTTTCGGCTTCGGGTGCGCGGTTTGAGTTTGAGGACTTTGACGAAAAGTATGTTACCGAAAATGAAAATGCCAGCAACGGGAAACTGCTCGCAACATCCTGGGGAAAAGATGAAACCTATCAGGTAGAATTTCCTGTTAACCTGCAGGAAAACGGTTTTTACCGCGTGAAATATTCTATGGCCCAGCATCCGAACAATATTGGAGTCAGCGACGTGCAAATGCTGATTGACGGCGCGGCGATTGGAGACAACGCACCTGGCAGCGGCGAAGACATTTCAATGGATAAAACATATTTTAATGACATTTTACCGATGTATGTCTATTCTACTGAACATTATTTTGACAAGGGCTCCCACGTTGTGACACTGGATGTGAAAACCACCGGCAACAATGTGGTAAAATTTGCGGCGGACTATATTTCTTTTGAGAAAAATATGACAGACAAAGCCGTGGTTGGCGACGGTACGGTGGAGGTCATTGCTAACTTCGATAAGGCTGTATCCGGAACCGCCATTGCTGCTTTATATCGCGGCAAACAGCTGGTGGGAGTGGCGCAAAAGCCCGTTTCGGACGAATCTACTGTAATGGTTGATGTTAAATCCAACGAGGCTCCGGAAACGGCAAAGATGTTTATTTGGGAAGATATGCAAAATATTGTTCCGCTTGCTGTCAGTAAGCTTATCACAAATATTGAGAACGCTCCAATCAACATTTTCCTTTTAGGCGATTCTGTTTGTGTTCAATATGCGGAAAGCGAGTTTCCGCAGCAGGGCTGGGGCTATTATATGCAGGAGCAGTTTGAAAGCGGCGCCAATGTTAGCAACAGGGCGGTTGGCGGTACCAGCACAAAAACATATCAAACCTTGGGATATTGGGAAAAGGCGATTGCCCAAATTGAAGAAGGCGACTTTGTGCTGATTAATTTCGGACTGAACGATTTTTATAATATCAGCGAAACAGGAAAAGGCACAACCATTGAACAATATAAAGAGAATTTAACCATGTATTGCAATGAGATTTTCAAAAAGAACGCAACGCCTGTTTTGGTAACGCCGCTGCCCGAATGCAAAACTTCTTCGGTGCCGGCGTTAAAAGAACGCGGAGAAGCAATGAAAGAGGTTGGCGCATCCATTGGCGTTACGGTGATCGACATGAACACCGCGCTGGTAGAACAGTGGCTGACAGACAGCACAGGAACTGTAACAGAGGCCCAATGCACGAAAGCGTTTGAGCAGTATTACTTGTCCGAGGCCGCATTTTTACGGCTGGAAAAGGAATACGGCAAAACAGTGTCTGATGCAAAGTGGGAGTATATTAAAAACACACCCGACCGCACGCATATTAATATTGACGGGGCAACTTTTTTTGCAGAAACACTGTGCGGGTTTTTAAAAGAAACAGATTTAAGAATTGCAGACTATTTAAAATAG
- a CDS encoding substrate-binding domain-containing protein — protein MKPIYNRIITGLTVAALLTAVALVMFYPAEKKDYTIAVIGKSSDTGIEFWTAVNKGIELAAEEQGVHVTIDAPLYESDVAGQIALTDEVIARKPDGVIFIPTDEDALIESAKKMKAAKIPYVCLDSDVNLDDGHVLIATDNFAAGQKAGKTLHALTGGQGKIIVAAHSEISSTGRQRISGFFDGYGTGASALPVVYSDSVPENAYNGVYQLLTEHPDVTGIVGLNEPSTVGAVNAARDLGLLENIHVVGFDSSFTEIKYLESGAVSAVVSQEPFNMGYLSLTAICDILDDKKVKGNILTNTRVITRENMYDEENQKFLFMFME, from the coding sequence ATGAAACCAATTTACAACCGAATTATAACCGGCCTCACCGTGGCGGCGCTGCTGACGGCGGTAGCGCTGGTGATGTTCTACCCCGCAGAAAAAAAGGACTATACCATTGCGGTAATCGGCAAATCGTCGGATACGGGCATTGAGTTCTGGACGGCGGTGAACAAGGGCATTGAGCTTGCGGCAGAGGAACAGGGCGTGCATGTTACCATTGACGCGCCCCTTTATGAAAGCGACGTTGCAGGGCAAATTGCCTTGACAGACGAGGTAATTGCAAGAAAGCCCGACGGGGTAATTTTCATTCCCACCGACGAAGACGCGCTGATAGAAAGCGCAAAAAAAATGAAAGCCGCCAAAATTCCCTACGTTTGTTTAGACAGCGACGTGAATTTAGACGACGGGCACGTTTTAATTGCCACCGACAATTTTGCCGCAGGGCAAAAGGCAGGCAAAACTCTGCACGCGCTCACCGGCGGCCAGGGCAAAATTATTGTTGCGGCCCACTCGGAAATTTCGTCAACAGGCCGTCAGCGCATAAGCGGCTTTTTTGACGGATATGGCACAGGGGCAAGCGCCCTGCCCGTGGTTTACAGCGACTCCGTGCCGGAAAACGCCTACAACGGTGTGTATCAGCTATTGACGGAGCACCCGGACGTGACGGGCATTGTGGGACTGAACGAGCCGTCTACCGTGGGCGCGGTGAACGCCGCAAGGGACTTAGGGCTGCTTGAAAACATTCATGTGGTGGGGTTCGACTCATCTTTCACAGAGATTAAATATTTAGAAAGCGGCGCGGTTTCCGCTGTGGTGAGCCAAGAACCGTTTAATATGGGATATTTGTCGCTCACAGCCATATGCGACATTTTAGACGATAAAAAGGTGAAAGGAAACATTCTAACCAATACCCGGGTAATCACCCGGGAAAACATGTATGATGAAGAAAACCAAAAGTTTTTGTTCATGTTTATGGAGTAA